TGTGTCGCCGAGCCCGCGCTTCACCAGCAACAGCGCCGACGCCGCCCTGCAATATGCCGAGGCCGGCGGCGGCGTGACACGCGTGCTGGCCTATCAGGCCGCCGAGGGACTGAAGCGCGGGCGACTGAAAATCGTGCTCGCAGAATATGAGCAGCCGGCGCTGCCGATCCACATTGTCTACCCGACCTCGCGCCTGCTCTCGGCCAAGGTGCGCGCGTTCATCGATCTCGTGGTGGAGACCACGGAGTGGAGGTTTGGGTAACTCGTGTCCCGGACGCGGCGCGAAGCGTTGCATCCGGGGGCACAACAGCGAGGTGTGCCGCACCGCTATCCTCACATCGTCATTGCGGGCGCAGCGAAGCAATCCAGAATCTTTCCGCGAAGGCAGTCTGGATTGCTTCGCGGAGCCTGTCATCGGGCCGCGCTTCGCGCGGACCCGTTGGCTCGCAATGACGGAGCAAGGGGCGACATGGCGGCCTACTCACGTATCTCGGCTCTGCAGCGCACCGCTGAAGAAGCGTTGCACTGCGTCCGGGGCACGAGAGAGCGTCACCCCTTCTTCGGCACCACGCGAAACGTCCCACTCGCGCGCGCGATCACGACGCCATCGGCCCACACCAGGCACTGGGCGAAGCAGATCGTCTTGCCGGTCTTGATCACATCGCTCTCGATCGAACACCACTGGCCGATCTCGGCGGAGCCGACGAAATCGACCGAGAGCGAGACCGTCACGAACGAGGTGGTCCAGTTCGTCGACAGCGCGCAGCTGTAGCCCATGGCATTGTCGGCGAGCGCCGTGATGAGGCCGCCATGGATCAGGCCGCGGCCGTTGGTGTGCGGCCTTGCCAGCCGCAGGCCGATGATCATGGCCTTGTCGGTCGTCTTGGAGTAAAGCGGCTCCCAGGGTTCGGTAAGAGGGCTCTTGCGGAACAGCGGTTCGAAGCCGTCGGGGATGTCGGTGGAGGTCATGGGTGTCTCGCGCCTCGCTGGTGAGTTGCCGGCATTGAACGCGATGTGGATGACGGTTTCACCGCCTACAAAGTTTTAAACGGGATTTGCGCGGGCGTTTGAAACGGGCACTCCCGTCATTGCGAGGAGCTCGCGACAAAATTGCGTAGCAATTTTGCGCTGATGCGACGAAGCAATCCAGAATCTTTCTGCGGAGGCAGTCTGGATTGCTTCGCTACGCTCGCAATGACGGAGTATGTGGCAGCGGCGTGCCCTAAAACGGCAGCCCCACATAATTCTCCGACAGCGACGTCATCGCGGCCTGCGACTGCGTGACATAGTCGAGCTCGGCGAGCTGGATGC
This genomic stretch from Bradyrhizobium sp. CCGB12 harbors:
- a CDS encoding PaaI family thioesterase, coding for MTSTDIPDGFEPLFRKSPLTEPWEPLYSKTTDKAMIIGLRLARPHTNGRGLIHGGLITALADNAMGYSCALSTNWTTSFVTVSLSVDFVGSAEIGQWCSIESDVIKTGKTICFAQCLVWADGVVIARASGTFRVVPKKG